TTGATTCTGGTTGTATAGTTTTATTCACTTGTTGTTTTATTTTCGCTGTGCATTTTCATTATCCGATCCGATCAATTAGTACAACAAGGGGCAAGTGCCTCCAccacaaatttttttaatttttttttggataagtTAAGGAGATGCCCCCACTAAAAATACTTATTTGCCCCCATTTTCAAAGACAACAAAAGACCTTACTTTTTTAGTAAATGATTTTATTTGAAACAATTATTACTAGTGTAAATGTgaattcatatattttttaaattatttttgttggaaaatatgaaaaaaaaattatatatttattttatttatctataTATTTTTTGCCCCCACTAAGAAAAATTTCTAGGAATGTCACTGGCCACTTACGTATCACAATGATCTCCCAAAGTACACTCCGACTCCTCCAAACTTTTCTTGTTCTcctcaaaatgaaaaataaaagtttatttattttgtatttaacAAGGTTGTCCCTCTCCTATTCaaagttaattttttattttatttttctattcctGTGGAAACTCCTGTTATCGACGAACCTTTTGGACCCCCCGATGCGGCATTAAACCCATAGGACAACGATCTTCCCCCCTGATTCACCGCCCAGGTTAATCGAATGCGGACACAGCTTATTCCCAATCTaattggacgttcggccaactaTCTCTCAAGACCCTTCACCCAGGACCTTGTTTCGCTACATCAACTGGGAGCATCAACTGAGTGCATCTACCAGGATttgaacccccgatactcctACTAGATTGTTCAACTGTTTTACCACTGTGTCAATACCCTGGGGGCAAAAAATTATACAATGTTAAGAGAGGcatcaaaaaattatttaattaaatttttgtaCAAGTTTTTTTGGTAGGGTCCAGAATCTAGATGACAAAAAAGCTTAAATCGGGacaagaaaaacataaaaaagtTTAATATAGCCTAGATAATTAGTATATGTCTTTACTAGTTGACCAaagttaataaataataattaaataaatcaagTTTTAATATCATTTAATCTAAGTAATAGGTGTATTTATGAAAATAAGGGAGTAGGCGCAAAAGCAGAAGGTATATGAAttcaacatttaaaaaaaaaaaaaggaaaaaagaattaagttcaaaCTTAAAATAGATGAATAAGAAAGATAAGAAACGAAGTGTTAATAGTTTGAAATTTACAGGAAGCTTTAACTGCATTTAATTTAAATCTTCATGAGAGTTGCATCTTCAAAGTTCAAAAATCGAAAGTGAGGGTGCTCAACGAATCGTGCAATCGTCCAATCGTCCATCGCTTAGTATTCTGATCTGAAGAAACCCTAACATTAAACACCCCCTTCTCTGATTGTTTCATTTGTTGCCCTTCCAATGGATTTCTTCAGGTCCGTCTTCTCCGATGATCCAGAACCCGCCGATTCGCTCAACGCCCAAACCTCACCGCcaaactctccccctttgacGCCCACTGCGCAATCCAATCCAAGCCCTAATCCTAATCCTAATCCTAATCCTAATATTTCTATGAGTGATGGCGCCTGGAGCTTCGGCGGTCTCATCAAAACCCTAACCTCGAGGTCCGAAACGGTGATCGAGACCTACCGGCGCGATATAGAGGAATTTAGGTCCGGCCTCAAGAAGGAGACAGCAGTGATCCGAGAAGTTGCCAGCCGCGCCGTCAAAGATCTCCCGGGATCTCTCGAAATTGGGGCGTCGGTGGCGCAAGAGTCGCTCGAGTCCGTTGGACAGGCCATTGACGATTTTGGGAGCTCGGTGTGGCGAGGTACGGCTGAGATCATTTCCCAAGGTAGGGACACCCTTTTAGCCGCTGATCATGATAGCGATTATTCTTCGGATAATAATAGCCAGCACTATAGTTTGAGTTCAAAGCGGTACAGTCGGTTTGATGCGCAGGTGCGTGCTATTCAATGTGATAAGAACACCTACTGTGAGGAGCCTGAGGATTTGAGTGATTATGATAAGTGGAAAGTCGGGTTTGAGCTTGACGAGAAGGTTGTGGAGATTGAAAATTTGTTTGTAGAAAATGGGGCGATGGAAGGGATTTATAAGAAACTTGTTCCAAGTATAATCGATCAGGAGAGCTTCTGGAGCCGGTACTTTTATCGGGTTCATAAGCTTAAGCAGGCGGAGGATGCAAGAGCTAATCTTGTGAAGAGAGCAATTTCTGGGGAAGAGGAGGAATTGACTTGGGATGTTGATGACGAGGAGGACGATGCAGAAAGTACTTCTAATGTCACTGAAACAAAGAACGATATTACAGGAAATAAAGAATTAGAGAAGATTGGTTTGTCCAAGTTCTCAGAGGAGCGTAAGAGTGTTGAAAGCCGGGAGAAGAACTCTACGAGTGAAAGTGGTGATGATGGTACTGTTGCTGAATTTGGAAGTGCCGATCCAAGTGATGCATTTGAAACTAATAGCAATAAGTCAGTGGCAAAGGCTGATGAGAAATTGGTTGTGGAGGGGGGGAAGGCTGATAATGCTGGATCTTGTAAAGATAGTGATGTTTCAGTTGTGTCAAGCCAACCGTCAGTGCCTGAGGAAGAAGACCTTGGGTGGGATGAGATTGAAGATATTGGAAACAATGATGAGAGCAAGGTAGTTGCTGGTGGGAGCCCAAACAGGGCTGATTTACGCAAGCGACTGAGTACTGCAGAAGAAGACGAAGATCTGACTTGGGATATTGAAGATAATGATGATCCTAATTAAGTCATGATCAGACCTTGATCTATTCTCACTCTCAAGTGTGTTGGCGTACATTGCTATCATTATTTGGTGACTTaagcaaataatgtaaatatgtGTCTTTGTATGTTTTCCTCTAGAAGTGTAAGCGATCATGCCCATAGAATGTTCTCATTCCCTCCAAATTAAAATCATTCTTAAAACTTTGTGCTCATTGTTTGCCAATTAATGGAATTTCAATTGTTTCTACTTAAACATAATGCATCTCCATATTTGTGTGttgtgtaaattttttttatgatctCTTGAATATCTAGTACCAATTGAACTTTCTGTGGCATAgataatttatatgaaatggtAATTTATTTGAAATATCAATCTCTGGTTCTATCATTTAAGCACTAGCTGTAGAATGTGTGCTATTCATTGTTCCATTTCATGTTCTATAGTGATTATGAGTTGTTTGATGGTTCCATGTAATTTGCTACCATCCTAGCAAAGGTTCATTTTGATCTTGCATGGTAAAAATGTTAGCACTTATGATTTTGGTAGTAGTTTTGTTGAGCTTTCAATATGTTTTTGTGTTTTCCTTAATGGGTATGCTTACTTCTCTGATGCCTGTATACTGCCATTGCGAAGTTGTTTTTTTGCAGGTCTTGCACTTGCTTTTGTCGTTGTTCTTTGTTCTTGGTGCTATTTTATGCTTTTGCAAATTTGAATGATGAGAGATGAGTTCGTGTGCTGCTCAGGAGAGGCATAGGGCCAGGGACTGTTATTTGAGGAGCGGTAACTCGAATTGCAGGGAACTCAAGGGGACTTTATGAGAGAGATCGTGTGACCTCAAGTCTTCAACCAACGCATTTTGACTATCCATTTGGAAGGATTCCCCTCAAGCCATTTCCTCTTCCCAAAACCACTAATGATTGCCCAATGCAGGAACCTACCAGGAGCATGCCTCTCAAATTTTGAGGTCATTGAAGATTTGAAATCCTTCAGGCAAGTTTCTATTTCCAGAAAGATGGATAATGATTTCCTGGTAAGTAGGATATCTTTTGTAACCTGTGGAAGAAGCTTGTGACAATTCAAGAGACCATCATTTTCCAAACTTTTTAGTACTTGACCTAATTTAAAAGAAACCCAATTTTTAATGATTCTCTGCATTATGCTTAGATTTTAAACATAGGACTGGTACTCTTcattgaaaaaacaaaaaaccgtTGGTTAGATTGATGGAATTCTTATTGGCATGTTTCCTTGggatgttaaaatgtgaaaacatTCTGTTTATTACCTACCTTATAAATAAGGGATCATTTTCTTAAAAGGCAATTTGCTTTTCATAGTAAGGTAGAAACTCATAGGTTATATTGACATAGCAATGTGCTTGCCTATTTGTGTAACCAGGGCCTTGAACTTTAGAAGGTCAAATCCAATTTTTGATTTACTGAAAGATAAGTAAACTTGTGCAGGTTAATTTAATATTcactttttaatattttaaatgtttttaaTGTAAAAGGAACGCTTTCTTCAACCAGTCATTCTCTGCACTTTGATTTGGTAAATTTTGTTAAGAAACAGTTGTTAATAAAAATTGCTTCTGTCCAACCTCATGTTGCTTCTCAGCCAGACAACTTTCTAGGTGGATTAAGCTTTGTAAGGCAAATTTATTTATAAGAATTGATTATTGCATGCTCCAACTCAAGTTAACTCTACTTGCCCTCTTAAGGAAAAATCATCTAATGTGGAAACTGAGCCTTACTAAAGCAGTCCAGGAAGTCAAGAAAATTGCAAAGAGTCTACCTCCCTCCAAATCCTATAGACAGAATTAGAATCCTATAAATAAGTGCTAGTGATGGAACATTGGGGGGCTGTTGGTTTGAAAATATTCAAGGGAAGAGGAAATTATGTGAGTGGATCCTTCAAAACCACTGAATAACATTACCCTTCCACATTCAAGGAGATCTTTGGTAGTCAAAAGAAGAATAGAAAAATTCAAGTTCCACCTTTGAAGATACCATTCCACATAGAAATGGATATGCCCTTTTCCCTAAGAACAGTCCAAACAGATGATCCTCCCTCACCCCTAACTACTCTAATGGGCATTttaataggatttttttttttttttaagtctgaCATATTCAAGGAAAATAATAATGTCATTGCCAACTTCTAGTCTAGACTTAAAATTGTTCCTTCCCTCCTTCCCACTAACCATATGCTTACCACTAGTCAATCAAGTTTGATAATCCTAAACATCCCAATGATCTCCCAGTTGAAATTCAAGAAGTCATTGATTATTACTCCCTCAATAAACGAAGCACCAAAAAGGTCAAACAATTCGTTTAAGTCCTACTCTCATACCATGGAGTCTTTCACTTTACCAAccaaaatttcattttgaatatCCTTATCTGAACATATTCCGAATACCATCCCTTTATGAGTTGAGTAAATAGGCTACGTGCCTCTGGTGGTATTTTTTCAGTAATCAACTGGTGTTTTGTGTTCCATGCTCTCAATCTTCTAGCCAATATGTTCTTGTGCAATGCTAACCTAGCCATGACTTATTTCCCAGCTACATGTACAAAAAATGATTTTCCTAGTTCCTTTTTCCACTGGGGTCcatttggattaaggattttacttggcaaaaaggaaaaaaaaaataaaaagggaattcatttttccttatattttccttctctattaaatattatcaaaaatgaaagtttgttttaatatgattaaaaattataaaaaattaaatattaatgatatgtaaaatcaaaattttgtttatggatttggtatattttttaaaaaaatttctcacTTTTCtcaataaccaaacatgaaaatatggattctttgatatttttctttcctttctccaatattttttgaatttgaagCGAAACCCTAAGAGTGGATTACTTTTATGGAAAGAGCACACAAAGCACATATCTCAAGAACATTCCACAACGGGGTAGACTTCATTCACCACGGCAAAATCAATCAATCTTTAGAAGAAGACCATGATTACATGGCCCATGATCATAATGTTCATGTGGAATTCTTGCTTTAGTCGTGACGTCTCTTATCTAACAGGACTCCACGACATTGATAGTATTTTGGTTAGAGCAAAACTAAGCCAACTTAATGGGAAATAAAAAGGCTTGGTTCCAACAGGGATCTTCAATAAAAGAAATCAATGGGTAGTCTttgatttttcaataaaagaacccaATGGGTAGTTTTCAATAGTTTtcaataaccaaaaaaaaatcaattttagtaaaccaaaaaaaaaatcaattttaataattaattaattaattattagttaaataatataatataataatatattaatataatataaaattatatatatatatatataagaaaggaatcctgaaggAAGCTTTAGGATTCCATTGGAAGCAACTAGAAGCCCGCAAGACCGtgcatgctctctctctctctctctctctctctctctctctctctctctctctctctctctctctctctctctctctttctctaaattTCTCTCCATTTCTTGgccaaattgaaaaacgaacatcatttTCGGGTCCTAACTCCGCTTCGCAATGTTTTAACCGGAGTGATTTCGTTGTTTGGACATCGTACGCACCACtctagggttaaggtaaggggaatagattatgtcaatttattttaatattgaaccgattaaacttgaGTATTTGGATACGGAAATATTATATTGGATTTTCTAAATGAATCAAACatatgaaatttatgattttgagtttattatatacgtatttgggaaaaattaaagtgagtagggtgatcatctcctttttcttgtAAAATATATAATTTGAGTTAAAATAAAATCGTAGAGGTGATCATACCattattttcagtaaaatatacTTTTCCTGGtcagtttattatattataatttaacattcaaatcgtgtggcatgagaatgatctATTATTGTTGTATAATTAAACCTGttggatttttatgatattatacaatGAAAGTTATGGTTTTGTACTAATCTTTGGAAGCGTTGAGAATAATGTGAATTGAGAATTTGATGGTTTGATACCAATTTTTGAAACTAACGGTTTGATACCGATCACGACAATGGTCGGAAATTGTGGAAAAACTGTTATGAAATGtatgttgagaaaatgagattatgttactgttttattatgtaaattgcattatatggtttaaaaaccCTGATAGACCAGATGTGTtgagagctcggtaccgtagctagtgaaATTGTTAGTGCAGCTACATTGTTGTGGAGGTGTTGGTTAATCAAAAGTCAATTTGGCCAGAGAAGAGTTGTGTACCCTCCTGGAGTCCGGACCAGATTACGGTAGGCAAATCAAACCTACAAACGAAGtattttgacttaacttggtggtgGGCCAGCCAAGGCTAAatctagtcttcggaccgcacaccCGATCATGTGGGTTATACATGATGTTAGTCCAATCAGggaggttcttctatgcatataagTAGATTTATGTAAAGATGGCAATTTATTGAGCCGAAGTATGTTTAGagaagaaaatatgtattttcaattatataggtgtgagtatagtTTATAAATGCTATCTTGTTTAAAGTTAATTAATAGATATATTTTGtttatactaaaactcatgttagtcatacactgataataatatattctatcttattgagaggtgtctcaccccaataaatattctCACATTTCAGGACATACAGGAAATCAAGCCTAGTGAGCTTCGGGGTGGGACTTAGATAAGTTAGTTtaaagtaagtgtttgtgtaaaAAACAGtgatgtatgttttatgtttatgcGATGTAATATTGATACTGGGAGATGCCTATGTATTTTGTGGAgatttagtactctagtatggtATTTTAGGTTTAGATTATTTTTCGCTACTTGCTTTAAATTATGGAAAGGCATACCCTGGACCCCACTGGGTTCGGGTCGTTTCaattatggtatcaaagacaattttatatttttggggcgttacacataGTCCCCCCATCACTTGGACTTAAAGGAAACAACCCTACAAACATATTTTGACGGGACAATTAACGAATATCCACACCCACCATAAGCTCCAATGACAATGATACTGACTAAATAATGATACACAACCTTAATGATGATGGAATCTTGTCAAATATCTAAAGATTATATCATAGCCTTATTCTTATCGATGGAAAATAATATGTCATGAAAGGAATCTTGCCAACAACGCCATGCTTTGTCAAGAGTAACACTTTGGTGTCAATTTCTTTATACTAGTGCTTGTTTCAATTTTATGCTTTGTCAATCCTATTAGGATAATGTTTTTTCAGAAATAATGCTCTATAGTTGCTTAGTATTAATGCTTGCATTGGTTTTATGCCTTGTTAGGAATCTCTTTATGCTTTCTAAAAAACAATTTTTATGCCAATTTGTGTAGTCTTATCATTTGTCTAAGGATGTATCAGAAGTTTGTTGTTTTAAATAACTTTTTGAAGTCCAGCGCACCCTTGTAAAAGGGGATAACACCCAGTCTTGGAGGCGCATAGTTAGGGAGTTGTTCCATCCTCTCTATTAAGTGTCTTGAGTCTTTGTTTTTCAGTCTTTAGCTTATATCTCCTTATTCTTGCTTCATGAATAAAAAATTAGATCTTTCTTCTCAACATTTCCTATTTAAGTCACCATTGCCACTTCTATCTTTGCCTTAGTGTTTAAGTTGTCTTTGTGATTTCCTTTGGTGTCAGAGCCAATATAACATCTTAATTAGCTAAGTAATCTATTATCTTTCCTTCATAGGCTagtttacaacagtattttcttaAAGGTTATTGATTAATATCGTATGTTTGTTGACTAGATTAGCATGCTTTTGTGGCTTTGATGTTTATTGTTTTTTATGGCTAGACATTGAACATGCCTTCTCTTAACTCCTTATGCCCGCTTTGGCCCATTCCTAAGACACCCTTTTCATCCAGGTGACCTCAAGTTAGACACTCTACCCAACCTATAACATCAAACAGTTAGATTTATTGGGGCAACATGTGAAGTGTGTCTAAATAATGAAGGTGGTGGTGACACCCTacaaagaagaaaacaaaaaataagtcTACTTAGCAACAACTAAAATATGGAACGAGGTAAGAGATCTAGTAGCCAACCTCCTAGGTGAACCATTGAGAAAATTTTATTACTATTTCCACTATCGATGAAGAAACATGAAAATCCGAATCTTCCCATCACTTCTGGTAAGACACCTCCAAAACCACACTTACCCTTATATCATAGAAAACCCTTTCTTTCATTTGTGAAGAAAAAGCACCCGTCAACCTCATTTGACTCCTCTAAAACAACCCAAACCAACCCCATATGAATGAAAGACCTTTCAACCAAGTCGATCAACCCTAGTATCTAAATGTAATATGTTAAATCCTAACAACTTCCATTTGTTGGAAGATTTTATGACATCAGAACACCAACTCATGTATGGAAGATCAAGACTCCAACTCTAATTAAGTAACCTGATGGAAATGTGAGGCAAGTTTTCCTAAGATAAACAATGTTGAACTCGCAGGGAAAAAATGAGCATGCCCAAAACAAATTGCATAAGCATATAGCCTCAAAGCAAGATGACCTTTTGCAGGAGATGTAGATAGTATTTTAACTACAATCTAACATAAATTTATAGGTCCAGTATCATATTGCAAGACTCTATTATGAACTTTACATCATTGCTACTAGCTTTAAGATTTTTGTTTTTCATCAAGCCtctgttgggctttgtggagttTAGTTATGTTTGATCCGAATGATAACTCAACCTGAAATAATGTTGCGTGGTTTTTTAATTGGATATTTTTAGCTtgaggcttagtccatggagcaaaGGTTTGGGTCGCCGTACTCATGGGGGTTTGAGTGCGTTGCCCtcgggaaaatatttttgggccgttTGTATCCCATTGTGAATCCTATGCGTAGGATATAGAAACCATCATTTGGGGATTAGGGTTCGCCGTCGCATTTTTTGTGTGAGAGAGAAAAtattgtatcgccacactcttTGTAtgttcttcctgataatagtgaaatccctgcaattccgtggatgtaggcaaaattgtcgaaccacttaaatattgtcttgtgcatttgattttttttttctccattttgtttctcacaggatTTGGTAATTTTGTGTTAATTTCCTTAACGCCTCTGTAGTGCCCCGAATCCGTAAACCCGGTCTGACGCGTATACCTAATTAACGTGCTTTGTGGCGCCCCAAACCCGCCTTGTGGGACTCGGGTGCCACGTCATTCATTTTCctgtacctgttattccattgacaaatatgcagtggaaaacataactacagtcctctatcaataatatacctgagttttctacttctatctatATACCAAACTCAACttttcat
This genomic stretch from Malania oleifera isolate guangnan ecotype guangnan chromosome 3, ASM2987363v1, whole genome shotgun sequence harbors:
- the LOC131150175 gene encoding uncharacterized protein LOC131150175, translating into MDFFRSVFSDDPEPADSLNAQTSPPNSPPLTPTAQSNPSPNPNPNPNPNISMSDGAWSFGGLIKTLTSRSETVIETYRRDIEEFRSGLKKETAVIREVASRAVKDLPGSLEIGASVAQESLESVGQAIDDFGSSVWRGTAEIISQGRDTLLAADHDSDYSSDNNSQHYSLSSKRYSRFDAQVRAIQCDKNTYCEEPEDLSDYDKWKVGFELDEKVVEIENLFVENGAMEGIYKKLVPSIIDQESFWSRYFYRVHKLKQAEDARANLVKRAISGEEEELTWDVDDEEDDAESTSNVTETKNDITGNKELEKIGLSKFSEERKSVESREKNSTSESGDDGTVAEFGSADPSDAFETNSNKSVAKADEKLVVEGGKADNAGSCKDSDVSVVSSQPSVPEEEDLGWDEIEDIGNNDESKVVAGGSPNRADLRKRLSTAEEDEDLTWDIEDNDDPN